The Candidatus Saccharimonadales bacterium DNA segment CGCAGACTGCTTGTTCACCGAAGGTGAATCAGCTATGCTGACGAGCGTTGAGGATAAGCGACATTGCTATCTCTCAATCAGCGCTGGGGTAGCGAAGCGGCCAAACGCATCAGACTGTAAATCTGACGGCTTTACGCCTTCGGGGGTTCGAATCCCTCCCCCAGCACCAAATGGAGCAACTAGGCCCTGATAGCTCAGTGGTAGAGCGCATCCATGGTAAGGATGAGGTCGCGAGTTCAACCCTCGCTCAGGGCTCCAAGTGGGCCGTCGGGGATTAATCCGGCTGCCACCCTTGTTAAATTACTGAAATATTGTTAAACTACAAAGTCTATGGCTAAGAAAAGTACCAAGAGAAAGATAATCGGTCTGGTGTCGGAAGAATCCGGGCATCGGACTTATATTACCCGCAAAAATACGACAAATACGCCCGATAAACTTGAATTGAGAAAATACGATCCGACTATCAGGCGTCACGTTAAATACGTTGAGACCAAGAAAAACCTCGGCCGCAACGAGTAAAGCTTAACCTAAGCGGGCGGCAATCTGATCGACCAGTCTCAACTGGTGTTCCATAATATTGGCATCCTTAGGTGAATCAACTACGAAAAAATTAAGATTCTGGCCACTTAACTCCAGGTTAGCGGCGGCTGGTAGTAGGCCGATGATTGGTAGCCAGCGTTGGTTGGTTTCGGCCTCAAGGCTAAATAATAGATGCCCGTCTAGTTGTTGGGGCTCACTGCGGAAAAAATGGCGAAAATAGCCAAATATCGGCTCATCTTTAAGCCCGGTCGATAGCAGCCAAGCTTTTGACTCAGTCGGCAGCGGACAGCTGATAATGTACAGCTGTTGAGAGACTGGTCGGGTAGCGGGCTGAGGCAAGTCCATCTGACGGCTGATTACTCGGAATTCTCGGTTATAGATCAGACCGTGGACTGTAAATAAATCGCGGGCAAATCGGTTAACTAGCAAGCTGTTTTTATCGGGTGAGAGCTCGTGACTCGGCGCGTCAGTGATTAAGCTGAGGTGATGTCGTTTAGCTAGGCCTTTAAAAATTTTGCCAGTATTTGATGTCATTCCGAAATATCCAGGGCAGTATTAATAAATTCGGCGCTGCTCCAAATCAGCGGCTCAACCGACAGGTGCTGGTCGGAATAAGGATGAAGCTGTTCCGGCAGAGCGCCGCTAGTCAGCATGTGACGCTGCGTCCAACCAAGAATGTCGGCTGCCGTCTCTTTATCCTGCTGATCAATCAAGTATTGGGCATACCATAAGGTAGTGACAAACCAAGGATTGCTGACACCGGCCTTAACGGCATGGTAATGATCGGATTCATAACGCGGCACCCCGCCCGATGGGGTTTTATCAACCAGCCTCGCCTTAAGCGTGTCCACTGCCTGCTTGACGTAGGGGTCGTCTTTATCATATAGCCCAAACATAACAGCGCCATATAAGGATGACGCGTCGATGACTGGATCAAACGACAACATGTCGTTCTCACCGAGCAAGAAGCCTTTATAAAAATAGCGAATGTCATGGTTGAACAGAGTTTCGCGAGCGGCCTGTTTAATATCATCGGCGACCGTTCGCCAACGGATGGCATCGTCCGGGTATTCGAATTTTTCCGCTAATTCTGCCGCGGCTTGCAAGCCGGCATGGACTACTGCCGTGGTATAGGTCGTAGTCATAAACTTTTCTTCCCACAGATCGTAGCTAGCGTGTGGCAGTTTGGTGGCAGAATCAATGAAACTATCTATAAAATTTGCCATCGGCTGAACCATGGTATCGTACAGGCCTAAAACGAAGTCTTTATCATTGGTATGCTTGAGATATTCACCGAGCAAAAACAGGGTAATGGCGGTTTCATCCTCCTGAATCGGCAATTCCGGCCGACCGGAGTTGAGATACGGATGCCAAGAGCTGCCAATTGCTCGATCGGGCTGGTATTTATGCATCAGATAACCATCCGGATGTATGACGTCTCGAGCGAATTCAAAGTAGGCTCGCGGTTCGTCCTTATAACCTAGCCGGATCAGCGGCCACAACACATAACAGGCGTCACGCGGCCAGCAATAGCTATAGTAATCCCGCGTATAATTGAGCATCTCGCTGTCGCCCGATGCAATCACGGCGCCGCGCCGATCAATGTGGGATTTAATAATTAACAGCGATTTCAATGTCTGCTGGTGGTATTTAGGGTCGACTTTGTGCAGTTGGTTAGCCGCTACCGCTAGCCACTGTTGCCAATGAGCCTGGGTGTCCTCCAGACGGTCATTGAGTTGCTTATTAACGAACTGCCGGTGGGCATCGAGAGCGTCTTTTTGTGACGCGCCGGCTGCGATCCAATAATTGAGCGTTCCAGTTGAGTTGGCATCAATATTAAGGCTAAAGCGTAGAGTTGAATCAACTCGGCCGTGCTCGACATTGTTACCGCTCAACTCGCCGTCGGCCGCATCGGCGTAGGTACCGGTATGGCCCTCGATGCCGTTTAAGCCGATGGCGTGTTGGTCAAATGTCGAGGCATCGGCTAGCTCGCCGCTGATAACAAACACGCGACGACCTTTATAGTGCATGACTACTTGCTCTTCAGGTAAGTACTGGGCGGTATCATCTCGCTGGGAGTCGCTGATCCTAAACACTTGGTGCAAAAACAGCTTAATGTCGCGCCGGTTCGTCGCCTGGTTGGTCAAGGCTATTTGCCGGGCGAAAACATTGCGCTGGCTGTCAACAAAATCACTAAACTCTAGTTTGATCTTGAGTCCGTCGTTTTGGGCCGACACTTGGCTGATCAGGCTATCCGGCCGGTAATCTACCGTCACTTCCCAGCCGACGTCTCCGAGCCAACTTATGGTACCGTCGACGAACAGGCCGACACGGTGAAACAAGTCCTTATTGCCGACATGGTTCTCCAAACCGACATAGGGGTAGTACAGGTCGTTGACTAGGCCGAACCGATTGAGACCAACCGCCATCGAACCGTTGCTGAGAAAAACCGGCCGGCTCACCGCTCATCTCCCGATTCTAGCAACCGGGCTTTGAGATCATGGCAGGCATTCATATAGTTCATAAAGGCCTCATAGGGCGTGTCGTAAGGTGAGAAGTAGGCGTGAACGTCGCCATCCTTGAACCATTTGGTGCACATGTAGTAAAAATGGTCAGACGTCGTCAGTTTTCGCCAATCAGCTCTTAGCTGGGCATCGTTTGATTTGGCCACAGCTTGGGACAGGCTGTAGACAAATTTGTTGGCCTCCTGCTGCATGCCGTTTCCTAACCAGGCCGACAGATCCCGATCGGTGTCAGCCCAGGTGATGGTCGAATGAATATCGAGGTCGTCGACCGCATCGAAATTACGGGCCGCCTGGGTGATGGTCATAAACTTAGTCCCCATGGCCGTTAATTGGCGTGGGAATTCATTTAGAAATTCAAAAATACCGGTGCTGTGCCATTGATGTTCGCCAAATGTTTCATAGTCCATAAACAAATTTATCAGCGGTTGATCGGCTGGTATGGCTTCGATCCAGGCGTTAAACTTGTCAGCCGTTAGCGGCCATTCTTTCCAGCTGGTGTCGGAGAACCTAAAAGCAATGTCATCGCTCAACTTGTAGTTCTTTAATAGCAATTTGATCCGACTGGTGCCGAGCGGACGGTAGATAAAATTTGGACTGCGCCAGGTTAATATCGGATCCCAACCTTCGGTAATCACCGCCTCGTAACCATTTTGTTCGGCCCAGACGCCAAGTTCGTTATTATAAGCCAGTTCGGTGTTTCTAAAAGCCGTCGTTTCCAGGCCAAACTCGGTTTTAATAAGCTGGCGGTGTTGCTCAACCTGCCGTTCGAACTCGGCGCGGTCAAAAAAGAATCCCAGCGAGTGGTAATAAGATTCTGCTAAGATCTCAACGCGACCGGTAGCCACCAGTTCTTTGAAGCTCTCCAAGGCTTCTGGCTGCCACGCTTTTAGTTGTTCGATGACGAGGCCGCTTAATGATAGACTCAAGCTGAACTCGGGTAATTCACGCAACAGTTTAAGCAATAATTGATTGGTAGGCAGATAGGATTTTTCGGCCACCTTTTTGATGATCTCAGGGTTCGACTGGCCCAAATTTTGAGAATTGTCGGCAAAGTAATCGTGGTTGGCATTAATGTCAAAAATCGTGTAGTGACGCAGCCGATACGGTTGATGGACATGGAGATAGAGGCAGATTGAGCGCTTCATCGCTGGCTGGTCAACTCGGATTTATAAACGGTTTGAAGACGATCAGCCGCATCCCGCCAGGACCGTCCGGACAATTCGGCCGCCGTCAGATCGGCCATAGTCTGGCGCAGAGCGTCGGAGCGCAACACCGACACGATTTGGTTGGCCATTTCTTGCTCGTCCCAGTAGTCGACTCGTAAAGCGTGGCCCATGACTTCACTTACGCCGGATTGTTTCGATATCAGCGATGGCACACCTCGGGCGCCGGCTTCAAGTGGTGTTATGCCAAACGGTTCTGAGACCGAGGGCATGACGAATAAATCGGCCACCCGGTAGGCATCATCCACCGCTTTACCGCGTTGAAAGCCGGTAAATAACAAGTTTTGACTAATGCCCAGTTCGGCTCCCAACTCGATTAACTCCTGATACTGGTCGCCGGAACCGACAATCAAAAATAACGTCTTGGGTTGATACTCAAGTACCCGCTGGGCGGCCTGCAAAAGGTGGGTCAGGCCCTTTTGGATGACCAATCGACCAACGTTAACGATGACTTTATAACCGTGCTGCTTGAGCAGCTCGATGTAGCTATAGACATTCAGGCTATGGTCTGGCGGCCAATCTGAGAGATTGATACTGTTATGAACGACCTCGACCTTCGTCGCTGGGATGGCGTATTCCTCGACCAAGACTCGTTTGGTAGCCTGGCTGACGGCGATTACTTTATCGGCCATCATCATGCCTTGGTATTCAATCTCCCGCACCAGATTATTGCCTTGACGCCCACCGGAGCGATCGTATTCGGTGGCGTGGATGTGGACAATTAACGGTTTATGACACCGCCGTTTAAGTTTGATGGCCGCACGAAAAGTCAGCCAGTCATGGGCGTGAATAATGTCGAATTCATTAATGTCAACCAGCCGATCAACGCTCTGCTCATAAATCGTTTGTTGCTCGTATAACGAGTGACCAACAACCTGGCCGTCACGGGTACTTTGAATAAACCAGGCGGAATCATACGCCCCGCCGGCCAACATCACCTCGACCGCGTCCTGGGGGCTAGCCGCCGTGACCGTCATGAAGTCAATGTCGTGTTGAGCCGTATAAGGGACGATGAATTGAATTGTGGCGCCGTCTTTAACCAGTGCTCGACACATTTCATAACAGGCCACACCCAAACCGCCGCTGTTGTGGGGTGGCAGTTCCCACCCAAGCATCAAGATTTTCACCCGTTGATTCTCTTTGTTATTTGGTAAAAGTATAAGCCGATTTAAGCATTACCTCAATAGCCGCTGATAGCAACAACGGTTAAAGGCGGCAATCCTTGTTATACTAACTCTGCTCGGTTGCTAATAGGGGTGTACGCCTCCGTTTGTCGGGCCGGGTTAAAGCCAATCGTGGCTTAAAAGAGGGGCATAGTACAATGGCAAGTATAGCGGTCTCCAAAACCGCAGATCGTGGTTCGATTCCACGTGCCCCTGCCAGGAAACTTAACCATTAACAAATGACTCAACTTGACTTAAATCAACCACTTTTACTCCTGATGCATGGCTGGCCCGGAGCCGGCAAGTCGGCTTTTGCCCGACAGTTCTGCGAGCGGCATAGCATGGCCCATGTCAGTAGTGACCGTGTACGTTACGAACTGTATGATGATCCGGTCTATTCACCATCCGAGAACAACACGGTTTTGCGGTTGTGCGAGTATGCTTGCGAGTTGGTTTTAAAGACCGGCGGTTCGGTGGTATTTGATATGTGCCTACCGACCCAAGCTCTGCGGCACAAAGTTTCGTATTTAGCTCGGTCTTACCAAGCAAACTTCATGATCGTTTGGGCTCAG contains these protein-coding regions:
- a CDS encoding glycosyltransferase family 4 protein — translated: MLGWELPPHNSGGLGVACYEMCRALVKDGATIQFIVPYTAQHDIDFMTVTAASPQDAVEVMLAGGAYDSAWFIQSTRDGQVVGHSLYEQQTIYEQSVDRLVDINEFDIIHAHDWLTFRAAIKLKRRCHKPLIVHIHATEYDRSGGRQGNNLVREIEYQGMMMADKVIAVSQATKRVLVEEYAIPATKVEVVHNSINLSDWPPDHSLNVYSYIELLKQHGYKVIVNVGRLVIQKGLTHLLQAAQRVLEYQPKTLFLIVGSGDQYQELIELGAELGISQNLLFTGFQRGKAVDDAYRVADLFVMPSVSEPFGITPLEAGARGVPSLISKQSGVSEVMGHALRVDYWDEQEMANQIVSVLRSDALRQTMADLTAAELSGRSWRDAADRLQTVYKSELTSQR
- the rpmG gene encoding 50S ribosomal protein L33 produces the protein MAKKSTKRKIIGLVSEESGHRTYITRKNTTNTPDKLELRKYDPTIRRHVKYVETKKNLGRNE
- a CDS encoding glycoside hydrolase family 15 protein, producing the protein MSRPVFLSNGSMAVGLNRFGLVNDLYYPYVGLENHVGNKDLFHRVGLFVDGTISWLGDVGWEVTVDYRPDSLISQVSAQNDGLKIKLEFSDFVDSQRNVFARQIALTNQATNRRDIKLFLHQVFRISDSQRDDTAQYLPEEQVVMHYKGRRVFVISGELADASTFDQHAIGLNGIEGHTGTYADAADGELSGNNVEHGRVDSTLRFSLNIDANSTGTLNYWIAAGASQKDALDAHRQFVNKQLNDRLEDTQAHWQQWLAVAANQLHKVDPKYHQQTLKSLLIIKSHIDRRGAVIASGDSEMLNYTRDYYSYCWPRDACYVLWPLIRLGYKDEPRAYFEFARDVIHPDGYLMHKYQPDRAIGSSWHPYLNSGRPELPIQEDETAITLFLLGEYLKHTNDKDFVLGLYDTMVQPMANFIDSFIDSATKLPHASYDLWEEKFMTTTYTTAVVHAGLQAAAELAEKFEYPDDAIRWRTVADDIKQAARETLFNHDIRYFYKGFLLGENDMLSFDPVIDASSLYGAVMFGLYDKDDPYVKQAVDTLKARLVDKTPSGGVPRYESDHYHAVKAGVSNPWFVTTLWYAQYLIDQQDKETAADILGWTQRHMLTSGALPEQLHPYSDQHLSVEPLIWSSAEFINTALDISE
- a CDS encoding AAA family ATPase, giving the protein MTQLDLNQPLLLLMHGWPGAGKSAFARQFCERHSMAHVSSDRVRYELYDDPVYSPSENNTVLRLCEYACELVLKTGGSVVFDMCLPTQALRHKVSYLARSYQANFMIVWAQIDLDTARYRAVNRDRRRLDDRYSPGLSPTSFERLANSVGPLNLDRESCQVISGKHAFAQQARIVELRLNKLGLIDANPIAKGRVDFSRRLSGQRNETVR
- a CDS encoding glycoside hydrolase family 57 protein is translated as MKRSICLYLHVHQPYRLRHYTIFDINANHDYFADNSQNLGQSNPEIIKKVAEKSYLPTNQLLLKLLRELPEFSLSLSLSGLVIEQLKAWQPEALESFKELVATGRVEILAESYYHSLGFFFDRAEFERQVEQHRQLIKTEFGLETTAFRNTELAYNNELGVWAEQNGYEAVITEGWDPILTWRSPNFIYRPLGTSRIKLLLKNYKLSDDIAFRFSDTSWKEWPLTADKFNAWIEAIPADQPLINLFMDYETFGEHQWHSTGIFEFLNEFPRQLTAMGTKFMTITQAARNFDAVDDLDIHSTITWADTDRDLSAWLGNGMQQEANKFVYSLSQAVAKSNDAQLRADWRKLTTSDHFYYMCTKWFKDGDVHAYFSPYDTPYEAFMNYMNACHDLKARLLESGDER